In Ilumatobacter fluminis, the following proteins share a genomic window:
- a CDS encoding SDR family oxidoreductase, with the protein MDLGLKGRRAIVLGSSSGLGHATAATLVAEGARVVVTSRDADRAEHARRQCGAEAALAGDMTEPGATESLVDDAAERLGGLDIVVLNTGGGGAGSLLDKSAADDDAAYRSMLRPILEGGRAAARHLRRSDQARLVVLTARSVAEATTDLALSSVFRSGAAAAARSLALDLAPHVNVNVVVTGQFDTGALERFEHARARAEGRDVHEVRAEHIEAIPLGRVGRADELADVVTFLCGARSSFVTGSAIRVDGGAIRGF; encoded by the coding sequence ATGGACCTCGGTCTGAAGGGCCGCCGAGCGATCGTGCTCGGATCGTCGAGTGGTCTCGGCCACGCAACCGCGGCGACACTCGTTGCCGAAGGCGCCCGTGTCGTCGTCACGAGTCGCGACGCGGATCGGGCCGAACACGCCCGCCGGCAGTGCGGCGCCGAGGCGGCGCTCGCGGGAGACATGACCGAGCCCGGCGCGACCGAATCGCTGGTCGACGACGCAGCAGAGCGACTCGGCGGATTGGACATCGTCGTCCTCAACACGGGTGGAGGGGGTGCGGGCAGCCTGCTCGACAAATCCGCCGCCGACGACGATGCCGCCTACCGATCCATGTTGCGGCCGATACTCGAAGGGGGGCGCGCGGCCGCTCGACACCTCCGACGCTCCGATCAGGCCCGTCTGGTCGTCCTGACGGCCAGGTCGGTCGCCGAGGCAACCACCGACCTGGCGTTGTCGTCCGTCTTCAGGTCCGGAGCTGCCGCTGCAGCGCGCTCGCTGGCACTCGATCTCGCTCCGCACGTCAACGTGAACGTGGTCGTCACCGGCCAGTTCGACACCGGTGCGCTCGAACGGTTCGAACACGCCCGTGCACGCGCCGAGGGGCGCGATGTCCACGAAGTGCGTGCTGAGCACATCGAAGCGATCCCGCTCGGACGCGTCGGGCGAGCGGATGAACTCGCCGATGTCGTCACGTTTCTCTGTGGCGCTCGATCGAGCTTCGTGACGGGAAGTGCGATCCGCGTCGACGGGGGCGCGATTCGAGGCTTCTGA
- a CDS encoding GlcG/HbpS family heme-binding protein — translation MIDVKQLTLAEANLMLDAAQKVAEERGVPETLCISDAGGWPLAVRRLDGGKPTSVQIAIDKAFTAACHRRPTHTYTNAQPNQEAFGIMNMHGGRFTIFVGGWPIEVEGQVVGGVGVSGGHTADDIACCKAAIEALHESLGLTADFSKWDNWQAPPVE, via the coding sequence GTGATCGATGTCAAGCAACTCACCCTTGCCGAAGCCAACCTGATGCTCGACGCAGCCCAGAAGGTCGCCGAAGAACGCGGTGTGCCCGAAACACTCTGCATCTCGGACGCAGGCGGCTGGCCCCTCGCCGTCCGGCGACTCGACGGAGGGAAGCCGACCAGCGTGCAGATCGCCATCGACAAGGCGTTCACCGCAGCGTGCCATCGCCGCCCGACACACACATACACCAATGCCCAGCCGAATCAAGAGGCCTTCGGCATCATGAACATGCACGGCGGTCGATTCACGATCTTCGTCGGCGGTTGGCCGATCGAGGTCGAAGGACAAGTCGTTGGCGGCGTAGGAGTCAGCGGCGGTCACACCGCCGACGACATCGCGTGCTGCAAGGCGGCGATCGAAGCACTCCACGAGTCGCTCGGCCTGACTGCCGACTTCTCGAAGTGGGACAACTGGCAAGCGCCTCCCGTCGAGTGA
- a CDS encoding gamma-glutamyltransferase: MTTRPAGPRPIMAEQCTALSPTAVVAAAAPVAARLGAAAMANGGNAYDAVLTAALAETVLLPPKCGLAGDLIALAWRQDDPSPEALLAIGGAPDALADALRDRSLGDTGPLSVGVPGAPAGYQALAERGRRGLAAAAAPAIELADEGFCWSRICTVLAEESAELVRTHQPSGTVYYPDGGPIAPGAVTRLPGLGRALQRLVDDGADFLHGPVGQAIVSRVQASGGILTSSDFRHSRAEWIDAHGGAEGEWWATPAPTHGPSLLDAMARWGSRADPAEVFVAVREAARRRLAELADPSGTSMVGAVDDDGTMVVVVHSNSYPRFGSGLIVDEFDLILANRAGRGFSADPAHPNYPAPGRRPATTLHAWGWRHRSGTRVLGATPGGANQMPWNAQTIARVAHRHQLEPTYLADAVVAPRWQLEPTGTITIEDGFTDHELASLIARVPEASHCERWGLRSAMQIVADFGDRRFAVADPRTVGAVVPI; the protein is encoded by the coding sequence ATGACGACACGACCCGCCGGGCCCCGCCCGATCATGGCAGAGCAGTGCACGGCATTGAGCCCGACGGCTGTCGTCGCGGCAGCCGCTCCGGTTGCGGCGCGGCTCGGCGCCGCTGCGATGGCGAACGGAGGAAACGCATACGACGCGGTCCTCACAGCGGCACTGGCCGAGACCGTGTTGTTGCCCCCGAAGTGTGGCCTCGCAGGGGATCTCATCGCCCTCGCATGGCGCCAGGACGACCCCTCACCCGAAGCGCTGCTCGCAATCGGAGGTGCGCCGGACGCACTCGCAGATGCTCTCCGCGACCGGTCGCTCGGGGATACCGGCCCGTTGTCGGTCGGCGTGCCGGGCGCCCCGGCCGGCTACCAGGCACTCGCAGAGCGTGGTCGGCGCGGACTGGCGGCAGCTGCGGCGCCAGCGATCGAACTGGCCGACGAGGGATTCTGTTGGTCTCGTATCTGCACGGTCCTTGCGGAAGAGTCGGCCGAACTCGTACGAACTCACCAGCCGTCGGGGACCGTCTATTACCCGGACGGGGGCCCCATCGCGCCAGGTGCTGTGACCCGTCTGCCGGGCTTGGGTCGAGCACTGCAGCGTCTCGTGGACGACGGGGCCGACTTCCTGCACGGTCCCGTCGGCCAAGCGATCGTCTCCCGTGTTCAAGCATCGGGCGGAATTTTGACCTCGAGCGACTTCAGGCACTCCAGGGCCGAGTGGATCGACGCTCATGGCGGTGCGGAAGGGGAGTGGTGGGCGACCCCGGCGCCGACCCACGGCCCGTCACTGCTCGATGCGATGGCCCGATGGGGGTCCCGTGCGGATCCTGCCGAAGTATTCGTCGCTGTTCGGGAGGCGGCCAGGCGACGGTTGGCCGAGCTGGCGGACCCTTCCGGCACTTCGATGGTCGGCGCCGTCGACGATGACGGCACCATGGTCGTCGTCGTGCACTCGAACTCGTATCCCCGGTTCGGGAGTGGGCTGATCGTCGACGAGTTCGACTTGATTCTCGCGAATCGAGCGGGCCGAGGCTTCAGCGCTGATCCGGCCCACCCCAACTACCCGGCTCCGGGCCGCCGGCCGGCCACCACGCTGCATGCGTGGGGTTGGCGGCACCGATCGGGAACACGTGTGCTCGGGGCAACTCCCGGTGGCGCGAACCAGATGCCGTGGAACGCGCAAACCATCGCTCGGGTAGCGCACCGCCACCAGCTCGAACCGACGTACCTTGCCGACGCAGTCGTCGCGCCTAGATGGCAGCTCGAACCGACCGGCACGATCACGATCGAGGACGGCTTCACCGATCACGAACTTGCCAGCCTGATCGCTCGAGTCCCCGAGGCGTCGCACTGCGAACGGTGGGGTTTGCGCTCCGCGATGCAGATCGTGGCCGACTTCGGCGACCGCCGATTCGCCGTCGCTGACCCTCGCACCGTTGGGGCTGTCGTCCCCATCTGA
- a CDS encoding LLM class flavin-dependent oxidoreductase, with protein MRFGVQTALQNTRPNELIPLWRRLEELGYDWISVWDHFHAVGGGTDNLEAMTMHTALALCTERVRVGGLVYSVNYRPLAVLANGIAAIDHLSNGRATLGLGAGYMQSEYDAWGYDFPPPRDRLDLLEDSLSGLRRLFAGEAVTEHRRHLRLEGAVCDPTPVQERLPIWIGGGGEQRTIPMAARLADGWNVPMASLSDFDRKVRVLDHHIELAGRDRRAVERSVGLGLCWDRSLLVERFGDRAASLEPMILGGSTGEVTERVATYRDAGADWLFVSIRAPFDLEELERFAEEVVPEFR; from the coding sequence ATGCGTTTCGGAGTACAGACAGCACTGCAGAACACCCGACCGAACGAACTCATCCCGCTGTGGAGACGTTTGGAGGAGCTCGGCTACGACTGGATCTCTGTCTGGGATCACTTCCACGCCGTCGGCGGCGGCACCGACAATCTCGAGGCGATGACGATGCACACCGCGCTCGCACTGTGCACCGAACGTGTCCGTGTTGGCGGGTTGGTGTACTCGGTGAACTATCGGCCGCTCGCGGTGCTCGCGAACGGCATCGCCGCGATCGACCACCTGAGCAACGGTCGCGCCACGCTGGGCCTGGGCGCCGGATACATGCAGTCCGAGTACGACGCCTGGGGATACGACTTTCCGCCCCCACGGGATCGCCTCGACCTGCTCGAGGATTCACTCTCGGGGCTCCGCAGGCTGTTCGCTGGAGAAGCAGTGACCGAGCACCGACGGCATCTTCGGCTCGAGGGCGCCGTGTGCGATCCGACGCCCGTACAGGAACGACTTCCGATCTGGATCGGAGGGGGAGGCGAGCAGCGCACCATCCCCATGGCCGCACGCCTCGCAGACGGCTGGAACGTACCGATGGCATCCCTGTCGGACTTCGACCGGAAGGTTCGGGTCCTCGATCACCACATCGAACTGGCGGGACGAGACCGACGAGCAGTCGAGCGAAGCGTCGGGCTCGGGCTGTGCTGGGATCGCAGCCTGCTGGTCGAACGTTTCGGAGACCGAGCGGCCTCACTCGAACCGATGATTCTCGGCGGTTCGACGGGAGAGGTCACCGAACGAGTCGCGACGTACCGAGACGCGGGAGCCGACTGGCTGTTCGTCTCGATCCGAGCGCCGTTCGACCTGGAGGAACTCGAACGATTCGCCGAGGAAGTCGTTCCGGAGTTCCGGTAG
- a CDS encoding 2Fe-2S iron-sulfur cluster-binding protein: MPKIRFETSDREVEFEEGDDVNVLRVAIRNDCGVPWKCASGLCGTDRITVVEGLENFEPPRRRERERLGDLVDQGVRLACQSYVTGDVTVVWDPDQQGIDEDSKAGKRLKAQWLDAEDGAR, encoded by the coding sequence GTGCCAAAGATTCGATTCGAGACGAGCGACCGTGAAGTCGAGTTCGAGGAAGGCGACGACGTCAACGTGTTGCGGGTCGCAATCCGAAACGACTGCGGAGTGCCTTGGAAGTGCGCATCTGGGCTCTGTGGAACCGACCGGATCACCGTCGTCGAGGGGCTCGAGAACTTCGAGCCTCCTCGGCGACGGGAGCGGGAGCGACTTGGCGACCTCGTCGACCAAGGTGTCCGCCTGGCCTGTCAGTCCTACGTGACGGGCGACGTCACCGTCGTGTGGGATCCGGATCAACAGGGGATCGACGAGGACTCCAAAGCCGGCAAGCGGCTGAAAGCTCAGTGGCTCGACGCAGAGGACGGCGCGCGATGA
- a CDS encoding aldehyde dehydrogenase family protein produces the protein MLERHDPADSRRLVSTMPESTSTDVADAVTAARDAAPEWAAMPPSRRASLLEKAASVLADQADDIAVEIVQEMGKPIGAARMEAGRAPKNLELYAAEAVRLTGATYPSDDSGATVYSTREPVGVVGVITPWNFPLNLASRKIGPALAAGNTVVFKPSPMTPRVGERLGAAFHEAGFPPGVVNTIHGHSAGAALVADQRVDAVTFTGSTATGQRIHAAMGLDRRVQLELGGNNPVVVLADADLDAAADVVARSSFTMSGQACTAAGRVLVATEIFDELLERVVARAEAHQLGDGRTEGVTMGPLVDERSLIDVSRSVSDAVAAGASVATGGRRVTDNGLEHGWFMPPTIVVDVDPTMALVHDEVFGPVVGFERVDGLEHAIALANDNRYGLTSAICTRDIAAAHEFSRRIEAGTVRVNRPTVGAAFNAPFGGIKMSGTGTHREQLGPTVMDFYTSLRTVFLGG, from the coding sequence GTGCTCGAGCGACATGACCCAGCCGACAGCCGGCGACTCGTCAGCACGATGCCGGAGTCAACCAGCACAGACGTCGCCGACGCCGTGACGGCAGCGCGAGACGCTGCCCCGGAGTGGGCCGCGATGCCACCATCACGACGCGCCTCCTTGCTCGAAAAGGCAGCGTCGGTTCTCGCTGACCAAGCCGATGACATTGCTGTCGAAATCGTGCAGGAGATGGGCAAGCCGATCGGCGCCGCCCGAATGGAGGCAGGGCGAGCACCGAAGAACCTCGAGTTGTACGCCGCCGAAGCGGTACGACTCACCGGTGCCACGTACCCGTCGGACGACAGTGGCGCCACGGTCTACTCCACGCGTGAGCCGGTCGGGGTCGTCGGAGTCATCACCCCCTGGAACTTCCCGCTGAACCTCGCAAGCCGCAAGATCGGTCCCGCCCTCGCTGCCGGCAACACCGTCGTCTTCAAACCATCCCCGATGACGCCCCGAGTCGGTGAACGACTCGGCGCCGCGTTCCACGAGGCTGGCTTCCCACCCGGGGTCGTGAACACGATCCACGGGCACTCGGCCGGCGCGGCGCTCGTCGCAGACCAGCGCGTCGACGCGGTCACGTTCACCGGCTCGACCGCCACCGGACAGCGGATCCACGCTGCCATGGGCCTCGACCGTCGAGTGCAACTCGAACTCGGCGGAAACAACCCGGTCGTCGTGCTCGCCGACGCCGACCTGGACGCAGCCGCCGATGTCGTTGCGCGATCGAGCTTCACCATGTCGGGGCAGGCTTGCACGGCCGCCGGTCGGGTTCTCGTGGCCACCGAGATCTTCGACGAGCTGCTCGAACGCGTCGTTGCCCGCGCTGAAGCGCATCAGTTGGGCGACGGCCGTACCGAAGGCGTGACCATGGGCCCGCTCGTCGACGAGCGCTCTCTCATCGACGTCAGCCGATCGGTCTCGGACGCAGTAGCCGCAGGAGCGAGCGTCGCTACGGGCGGCCGCAGAGTGACCGACAACGGACTCGAACACGGTTGGTTCATGCCACCCACCATCGTGGTCGACGTGGACCCGACCATGGCACTCGTCCATGACGAAGTCTTCGGCCCGGTTGTCGGGTTCGAGCGCGTCGACGGGCTCGAACACGCCATCGCGCTCGCGAACGACAACCGGTACGGACTGACATCGGCCATTTGCACACGTGACATCGCTGCTGCCCATGAATTCAGTCGCCGAATCGAAGCCGGCACGGTTCGTGTCAACCGCCCGACTGTCGGCGCAGCGTTCAACGCCCCCTTTGGTGGCATCAAGATGTCCGGTACCGGGACGCACCGAGAGCAGCTCGGGCCGACGGTCATGGACTTCTACACGTCGCTCCGTACCGTCTTCCTGGGAGGCTGA
- a CDS encoding GntR family transcriptional regulator has product MRVEAGRLGAEGDNHCCAVDGRIVGGVAGARATVVRLCGVVSGTGLRVGRRVVGTVIVVASAARYCDERERQCQGNCPSSLLHFIPLLDARSARIAFRLHDVYNEHDCSVKLRLENGLLTGSSFGLGLASTGESRKVELMSEANPPSIGASHTPLRQAVTDAIRDRIIEGTYPQASRLYEETIAAELGVSRNPIREAFQTLSAEGFVHIEPRRGARVAVIDTKRAAEIFAVRCALEGLVAELAAANATPTTSGQLGQIVADGTAAIVDGDLSDLPKLNTQFHEHLAAMADNALLTSMIRQLSDIVRWIYAERLESRVRQSWSEHADLASAIEAGDRARAHDIAVRHIEAARVAFLGPDAG; this is encoded by the coding sequence ATGAGGGTCGAGGCTGGTCGGCTCGGAGCCGAGGGCGATAACCACTGCTGCGCCGTCGACGGGCGCATCGTCGGCGGCGTCGCTGGCGCTCGTGCCACCGTCGTCCGTCTCTGCGGCGTCGTCTCCGGAACCGGCCTCCGTGTCGGCAGGCGCGTCGTCGGCACCGTCATCGTCGTCGCTTCCGCCGCACGCTACTGCGACGAGCGAGAGCGACAATGCCAGGGCAACTGCCCGAGTTCGCTTCTTCACTTCATCCCCCTTTTGGATGCTCGGTCGGCTCGGATCGCCTTCCGGTTGCATGATGTATACAATGAGCACGACTGCTCGGTCAAGCTCCGACTCGAGAACGGCCTGTTAACAGGGAGTTCGTTCGGCCTCGGCTTGGCGTCAACCGGCGAGTCGAGAAAGGTCGAACTGATGTCAGAAGCCAACCCCCCATCGATCGGAGCGAGTCACACCCCGTTGCGTCAAGCTGTAACCGACGCGATCCGCGACCGCATCATCGAAGGCACGTACCCTCAGGCGAGTCGGTTGTACGAGGAGACGATCGCCGCTGAGCTGGGTGTCTCGCGAAACCCGATCCGGGAGGCGTTCCAGACGCTCTCGGCGGAGGGTTTCGTTCACATCGAGCCCCGACGCGGCGCCCGAGTCGCTGTCATCGACACCAAGCGTGCCGCAGAGATCTTCGCGGTTCGGTGTGCCCTCGAGGGGCTGGTGGCCGAGCTCGCAGCCGCCAATGCCACTCCGACGACGTCAGGACAACTCGGACAGATCGTCGCCGATGGCACGGCGGCCATTGTCGACGGTGACCTCAGTGACCTCCCAAAGCTCAACACGCAGTTCCACGAACACCTGGCGGCAATGGCGGACAACGCCCTGTTGACGTCGATGATTCGCCAGCTGTCCGACATCGTTCGTTGGATCTACGCCGAGCGACTGGAATCGCGCGTCCGTCAGTCGTGGAGCGAACACGCCGACCTCGCTTCGGCGATCGAGGCTGGTGACCGGGCGAGAGCGCACGACATCGCCGTTCGCCATATCGAAGCCGCTCGAGTGGCATTTCTCGGTCCGGACGCGGGCTGA
- a CDS encoding MFS transporter, with protein sequence MTAHPTSTQNDPDQRTRWWPFWAVCIGYLATTTSESLLAPIYPLVAPDLGLEVADAGPSFALLAFSIAVANLVGGVSLRRFRSNQVLAGALAFAAAGSAVAGMASSNAAFLTGQVLIGTGAGLLYPAAIMSIGHFAGPGRRGFAMGVFGVFFSGGLTLAAALAALGSAFDWRLSFVVGVLLATVALGGVATLRDCPKSDTAGTMFAGLRSVLGVPSLVGIVGGVSQYATVSFLPLFAVEIWGWSDASAAVVLAVGRVLSVPSKLVAGALADRSGPERSAAWTAAALVAAGLAWTLVPLEPVSVTGAVVFAAGVSALFPLANLLALERVGRSGGALGAFRSLQLAAGAGAGLALGASAHAFGLHATVALATVVPALIVVGLPRRR encoded by the coding sequence GTGACCGCTCACCCGACGTCCACGCAGAACGACCCCGACCAACGGACTCGTTGGTGGCCGTTCTGGGCGGTGTGCATCGGGTACCTCGCAACGACGACCTCCGAATCGCTCCTCGCCCCCATCTACCCGCTGGTTGCTCCGGACCTCGGTTTGGAGGTTGCCGACGCTGGCCCGTCCTTTGCGCTCCTCGCGTTCTCGATCGCGGTTGCGAACCTCGTCGGCGGCGTCTCGCTTCGACGGTTCAGGAGCAACCAGGTGCTCGCTGGTGCACTTGCGTTCGCGGCGGCGGGCAGTGCCGTCGCAGGCATGGCGTCTTCGAACGCGGCGTTCCTCACCGGTCAGGTTCTCATCGGCACGGGCGCCGGGCTCTTGTATCCCGCAGCGATCATGTCGATCGGCCACTTCGCCGGCCCTGGACGTCGGGGTTTCGCGATGGGTGTGTTCGGTGTCTTCTTCTCCGGTGGTCTGACTCTGGCGGCGGCGCTCGCTGCCCTCGGGTCCGCCTTCGACTGGCGACTCAGCTTCGTTGTCGGCGTCTTGCTCGCCACCGTTGCGCTCGGCGGAGTTGCGACGCTTCGGGATTGTCCGAAGAGCGACACCGCTGGAACGATGTTCGCCGGCCTTCGCTCGGTGCTCGGCGTCCCATCGCTCGTCGGTATCGTCGGAGGGGTTTCGCAATACGCGACGGTGTCCTTCCTCCCGTTGTTCGCCGTCGAGATCTGGGGGTGGTCGGACGCCTCGGCGGCGGTGGTTCTCGCTGTCGGACGCGTGCTCTCGGTCCCGAGCAAGCTCGTCGCCGGCGCACTGGCCGATCGTTCCGGTCCGGAACGATCGGCCGCCTGGACCGCGGCGGCGCTGGTCGCAGCGGGCCTCGCGTGGACGCTCGTCCCACTGGAGCCCGTGTCGGTGACCGGTGCGGTCGTCTTTGCAGCCGGGGTCAGCGCATTGTTCCCACTCGCCAACCTGCTCGCTCTCGAGCGCGTCGGTCGAAGCGGTGGTGCTCTTGGGGCGTTTCGTTCCCTTCAGCTGGCGGCAGGCGCGGGCGCCGGGCTGGCATTGGGGGCGTCCGCCCATGCGTTCGGGCTCCACGCAACCGTGGCGTTGGCGACGGTAGTACCCGCTTTGATCGTGGTCGGGCTTCCTCGACGTCGATAG
- a CDS encoding ABC transporter substrate-binding protein, whose amino-acid sequence MEDGSERAINDNVYESLLTRTPDGEIIPGLASALPTQVDETTWQFTLNEGVVFHNGEEFNADSVVASVERMLRLIGDGVTDLDGYYSIITGAEAVDATTVNITTAEPDGVLPARMTWLKMIPPSSAESDDLSDTVVGTGPYEFVEWVRGERVDLVASGNYWGDTPSVAEAKYTFVSESGSRFAGLLSGDYDLITNLSPADVGQAPQVAAVQGQEHPIIILDADEGITADVNVRTALNLAVDKEAIAESLFGGFAAVDPGQLLSESILGFNPDLEAYPYDPDQAQQLIQDAGVAGETITLVGESSGRWLLDAELLQAVAGYWEDAGLTVDLQLPEFGEYLDVLFDRDSRADAIFVSSSNDILDADRQLSTYYQAGGIGSSNSDADLAELIDQGRSTLDEAERESIYQQAVAVAYDQAYFVWLINNQDIYGLSERMEWTPRVDSKILLKEMAVSG is encoded by the coding sequence GTGGAGGACGGCAGCGAACGGGCGATCAACGACAACGTCTACGAGTCCCTGCTGACCCGCACGCCCGACGGCGAAATCATTCCAGGTCTCGCCTCGGCGCTCCCGACCCAGGTCGACGAAACCACATGGCAGTTCACTCTCAACGAAGGTGTGGTGTTCCACAACGGGGAAGAGTTCAACGCCGACTCGGTGGTCGCGTCGGTAGAACGGATGCTCCGCCTGATCGGTGACGGCGTGACCGACCTCGACGGCTACTACTCGATCATCACCGGTGCCGAAGCAGTCGACGCAACGACGGTCAACATCACCACCGCAGAGCCCGACGGCGTGCTCCCCGCACGGATGACGTGGCTCAAGATGATTCCGCCGTCGTCCGCCGAGAGCGACGACTTGAGCGACACCGTCGTCGGCACCGGCCCGTACGAGTTCGTCGAATGGGTTCGTGGTGAGCGCGTCGACCTGGTCGCCAGCGGAAACTACTGGGGCGACACGCCGAGCGTCGCCGAGGCGAAGTACACCTTCGTCAGTGAGTCGGGCAGCCGGTTTGCCGGCTTGCTCTCCGGCGACTACGACCTCATCACCAACCTCAGTCCCGCCGACGTCGGCCAAGCGCCGCAAGTCGCAGCCGTTCAGGGCCAGGAACATCCGATCATCATCCTCGATGCCGACGAAGGCATCACCGCAGATGTCAACGTGCGCACCGCCCTCAATCTCGCGGTCGACAAGGAAGCGATTGCCGAGAGCCTGTTCGGAGGTTTCGCCGCCGTCGATCCCGGTCAGTTGCTGAGTGAGTCGATTCTCGGCTTCAACCCCGACCTCGAGGCGTATCCCTACGACCCGGATCAAGCACAGCAGCTGATTCAGGACGCCGGCGTAGCCGGGGAGACGATCACCCTGGTCGGCGAATCCAGCGGCCGCTGGTTGCTCGACGCCGAGCTGCTCCAAGCAGTGGCCGGCTACTGGGAGGACGCCGGGCTGACCGTCGACCTGCAGCTGCCCGAGTTCGGCGAGTACCTCGATGTCTTGTTCGATCGCGACTCCCGCGCCGACGCGATCTTCGTCTCCAGCTCGAACGACATCTTGGACGCCGATCGTCAGCTGAGCACCTACTACCAGGCCGGCGGCATCGGTAGCTCGAACAGCGATGCCGATCTCGCAGAACTGATCGATCAAGGTCGCTCGACCCTCGACGAGGCCGAGCGCGAGTCGATCTACCAGCAGGCAGTCGCCGTGGCCTACGACCAGGCGTACTTCGTCTGGCTCATCAACAACCAGGACATCTATGGCTTGAGCGAGCGAATGGAGTGGACGCCGCGCGTCGACTCGAAGATCCTGCTCAAGGAGATGGCAGTCTCCGGCTGA
- a CDS encoding RidA family protein, with translation MTWCTSTHLRPSASPARPPSQRRGRRVSRPPETDLPRLLGPYSPCAAGSGLLFLSGQVAKRPGSVAVVGSVAEQTTQCLDNLFAVLAHEGLGPRHLLKCNVYLVDMHDFSEMNTAYDTALHPWRPARTTVQVAALPQRAAVEIEAIASLDVD, from the coding sequence ATGACATGGTGTACGTCGACGCATCTGCGCCCATCAGCATCTCCAGCGAGACCGCCGTCGCAGCGCCGAGGTCGGCGAGTGAGTCGGCCACCTGAAACCGACCTTCCGCGGCTGCTCGGCCCGTACTCTCCGTGCGCCGCCGGGTCTGGGCTGCTGTTCCTCTCCGGTCAAGTCGCCAAGCGGCCGGGCTCGGTAGCGGTGGTGGGTTCTGTGGCCGAGCAGACGACACAGTGTCTCGACAATCTGTTCGCCGTGCTCGCCCACGAGGGACTCGGACCTCGCCACCTCCTGAAGTGCAACGTGTACCTCGTCGACATGCACGACTTCAGCGAGATGAACACCGCCTACGACACAGCTCTTCACCCGTGGCGACCCGCTCGCACCACCGTCCAGGTGGCCGCGCTTCCGCAACGAGCAGCCGTCGAGATCGAAGCAATCGCGTCGCTCGACGTGGACTGA
- a CDS encoding TenA family transcriptional regulator, giving the protein MTELLNEQDFRAALEGAMAGRQAKDASFSLAWASGKLERKHFARWAENHYHYVGPFADYLAYIYANTPDTATDAKDFLLMNMWEEEIGDVRHTDLLIRFAEACGTTKEAIEDPSNITAATRGLQAWCYAMSMREHFAVATAALVVGLESQVPSIYRKQLPPLLDPDKYGFTEDEAEFFDLHITSDEIHGERGFQIVLKYADTPELQQRCIDVTRDGADMRFAYTKALYDTYVAEDLGDWQQASEESESKVDVGV; this is encoded by the coding sequence ATGACCGAACTGCTGAACGAACAGGATTTCCGAGCCGCCCTCGAGGGCGCAATGGCTGGCCGCCAGGCCAAGGACGCATCCTTCTCACTCGCTTGGGCGTCGGGCAAGCTCGAACGCAAGCACTTCGCCCGCTGGGCAGAAAACCACTACCACTATGTGGGCCCGTTCGCCGACTACCTCGCCTACATCTACGCGAACACGCCCGACACAGCGACCGACGCAAAAGACTTCCTGCTCATGAACATGTGGGAAGAGGAGATCGGCGACGTCCGCCACACCGACCTGCTGATCCGTTTCGCCGAAGCGTGCGGAACCACGAAAGAAGCGATCGAGGACCCGTCCAACATCACCGCCGCAACCCGCGGACTGCAGGCGTGGTGCTATGCGATGTCGATGCGTGAGCATTTCGCAGTCGCAACGGCGGCCCTCGTCGTCGGGCTGGAGTCGCAAGTTCCGAGCATCTACCGCAAGCAGCTTCCTCCCCTGCTCGACCCCGACAAGTACGGCTTCACCGAGGACGAGGCCGAGTTCTTCGACCTGCACATCACCTCGGATGAGATCCACGGCGAGCGCGGCTTCCAGATCGTCCTCAAGTACGCCGACACGCCTGAACTCCAACAGCGTTGCATCGACGTAACTCGCGATGGTGCCGACATGCGGTTCGCCTACACCAAGGCGCTCTATGACACCTACGTCGCCGAGGATCTCGGCGACTGGCAGCAAGCGAGTGAGGAGTCGGAGTCCAAGGTCGACGTCGGCGTCTGA
- a CDS encoding Rieske (2Fe-2S) protein, with product MTKPDADSTVPPRWLEVASTAEIQRRKMIVVDAGELDIVVGWHEDRPYAMANICVHRDRELARGMIFQDRLVCPGHQWAFDIDNGYCRERDRWQPIYRTELRDDMVYVDASAPISISSETAVAAPRSASESAT from the coding sequence ATGACGAAGCCGGACGCCGACTCGACCGTGCCGCCTCGCTGGCTCGAAGTGGCGTCGACCGCCGAGATCCAACGAAGGAAGATGATCGTGGTCGACGCCGGCGAGCTCGACATCGTCGTCGGTTGGCACGAAGACCGTCCGTATGCGATGGCGAACATCTGCGTCCACCGCGATCGAGAGCTCGCACGCGGCATGATCTTCCAGGACCGCCTCGTCTGCCCCGGACACCAATGGGCGTTCGACATCGACAACGGCTACTGCCGAGAGCGCGACCGTTGGCAACCCATCTACCGGACCGAACTCAGGGATGACATGGTGTACGTCGACGCATCTGCGCCCATCAGCATCTCCAGCGAGACCGCCGTCGCAGCGCCGAGGTCGGCGAGTGAGTCGGCCACCTGA